A region of Fimbriimonadaceae bacterium DNA encodes the following proteins:
- the glmS_2 gene encoding Glutamine--fructose-6-phosphate aminotransferase [isomerizing], giving the protein MCGIAGYVGPRNAVEVVYDQLKRLEYRGYDSAGIAYPFESDIQIIKRAGKLTELGKLMDSVPQDVHTATAHSRWATHGAPNDINAHPHYDQFEQIAIIHNGIIENYLELKDELMKDGHEFRSETDTEIAAHVIGQEYSQGVPIEEAVRRAVKRLKGAYALVIISKTERDKVVAARNASPLVIGLGEGENMLASDIPALIPYTREVVVLEDDRIAVLTRENVRILDLEGGELPIHPLHVSWDIDAAEKGGYEHFMLKEIHEQPDVVRQSLLGRMNEAGHLRFDQVFSEHVWHEIERVCIVACGTAYHAGLMGKHMFEKLLRLPTDVYFSSEFRYGDPVLSPKTLAVFISQSGETADSLAALRLCKERRIRTLGVVNVIGSSIARECDRTIFTQAGPEISVASTKAYVAQVTALTLLSLYIAQVRETPGVRVAEILDELRDLPEKAKEILAAEGEIVKLAEILKDSKLFFFLGRGADAHVALEGALKMKEIAYKATQESPAGEMKHGPLALVEPGVTAIFGATDPAIFDKLVSNMKEIQARGGTVVAITTEDSPQLVSASEYRLVIPGTKFDFLSALLGAIPLQLLSYHIARLNGCEIDQPRNLAKSVTVE; this is encoded by the coding sequence ATGTGCGGAATAGCAGGATATGTCGGGCCACGAAACGCCGTCGAGGTCGTCTACGACCAACTGAAGCGACTCGAATACCGGGGTTATGATTCCGCAGGAATCGCCTATCCCTTCGAATCGGACATTCAGATCATCAAGCGAGCGGGCAAGCTAACCGAACTTGGGAAGCTCATGGATTCGGTTCCCCAAGACGTGCATACGGCGACCGCGCACAGCCGATGGGCCACTCATGGCGCTCCGAACGACATCAATGCGCATCCGCATTACGACCAGTTCGAGCAGATTGCCATCATCCACAACGGCATCATTGAGAATTACCTTGAGCTCAAGGACGAGCTTATGAAAGATGGCCATGAGTTTCGGTCCGAAACGGACACCGAGATTGCGGCGCACGTCATCGGGCAGGAGTACTCGCAGGGCGTTCCGATCGAAGAAGCTGTCCGACGCGCCGTCAAGCGGCTGAAGGGCGCGTATGCCCTGGTCATCATCTCGAAGACGGAGCGCGACAAGGTGGTGGCCGCGCGGAATGCTTCGCCACTCGTCATCGGGCTCGGGGAAGGCGAAAATATGCTCGCCAGCGATATTCCAGCACTCATTCCTTACACGCGAGAAGTTGTCGTGCTCGAGGATGACCGCATTGCCGTCCTGACCCGTGAAAACGTCCGGATCCTCGATCTTGAGGGCGGCGAGCTTCCGATTCACCCGCTCCATGTGAGCTGGGACATCGATGCGGCGGAAAAGGGTGGGTACGAGCATTTCATGCTCAAGGAAATCCACGAACAGCCCGACGTCGTTCGGCAATCGCTGCTGGGCAGAATGAACGAGGCCGGTCATTTGCGGTTCGATCAGGTGTTCTCTGAACATGTCTGGCACGAGATCGAACGGGTCTGCATTGTGGCGTGTGGCACCGCCTACCATGCCGGCCTCATGGGCAAGCACATGTTCGAAAAGCTGCTGAGACTACCGACCGATGTCTACTTCAGCAGCGAGTTTCGATACGGCGACCCCGTTTTGTCGCCAAAGACTCTTGCCGTCTTCATCAGCCAGTCCGGCGAGACCGCCGATTCTCTTGCTGCCCTGCGACTCTGCAAGGAGCGGAGAATCCGCACCTTGGGCGTCGTGAATGTGATCGGCTCCAGCATCGCCCGCGAATGTGATCGAACGATCTTTACCCAGGCCGGACCAGAAATTTCGGTGGCCAGCACCAAGGCCTACGTGGCTCAGGTGACCGCCTTGACCCTGTTGTCGCTCTATATCGCTCAGGTTCGCGAGACACCGGGAGTTCGCGTTGCCGAGATCCTCGACGAACTGCGTGATTTGCCCGAAAAGGCCAAGGAGATTCTGGCTGCGGAAGGCGAGATCGTGAAGCTGGCCGAAATTCTAAAGGATTCCAAGCTGTTTTTCTTCCTTGGCCGGGGCGCCGACGCGCACGTTGCTCTTGAGGGTGCCCTAAAAATGAAGGAAATCGCCTACAAGGCGACACAGGAATCTCCTGCCGGAGAAATGAAGCATGGTCCGTTGGCCCTCGTTGAGCCGGGCGTTACCGCGATATTCGGCGCGACTGATCCGGCGATTTTCGACAAGCTGGTATCGAACATGAAGGAAATCCAGGCTCGGGGAGGGACCGTTGTCGCGATTACCACTGAAGACTCGCCGCAACTGGTTTCGGCATCGGAATACCGCCTCGTCATTCCCGGAACGAAGTTCGATTTTCTGAGCGCGCTGTTGGGCGCGATACCCCTGCAGTTGCTGTCGTATCACATCGCAAGGCTCAATGGCTGCGAGATCGATCAACCGAGGAACTTGGCAAAATCTGTCACGGTCGAATAA
- the acuC gene encoding Acetoin utilization protein AcuC — translation MALLFYHPRMLSYDFGPQHPLKPERLRRTIALFQAVQPGTVWSDPSPGADDDVLLVHDQSYLEEVRRLSSGNSPSEGLGGGSGFGSVDNPIFPGMHEASLAYLAGSIAAAQAVVDGESVAINISGGLHHARRNRASGFCIYNDAAAAIAVLKRRFDRVAYIDIDLHHGDGVEAIWWEDPAVFTYSIHQDGRTLYPGTGFVSDTGQDYSAMNVPLWPGTTGDVWLEAMERTLVPAMARFRPNAVVLQMGVDPHELDPLGHLRLTAQEWLAAIPLVQDLEVPIVALGGGGYNLTTVPRMWTAAMLTLLREPVPQQIPDGVDPSWGMTTFFDSTLPQPRQNQSEVADNVCRAIEGQVLPNVSAPK, via the coding sequence ATGGCTCTCCTGTTTTATCATCCGCGGATGCTTTCTTATGACTTTGGACCGCAGCATCCCCTAAAGCCGGAGCGTCTCCGCCGAACCATTGCCCTGTTTCAAGCGGTCCAGCCAGGAACCGTATGGTCCGACCCCAGCCCGGGAGCCGACGATGACGTGCTGCTTGTCCACGACCAAAGCTATCTCGAGGAGGTGCGGAGGCTGAGCAGCGGTAATTCTCCCTCGGAAGGTCTTGGCGGAGGATCGGGCTTCGGCTCGGTCGACAATCCTATCTTTCCGGGAATGCACGAAGCTTCGCTGGCCTACCTCGCTGGCTCTATAGCGGCTGCCCAGGCGGTGGTGGACGGCGAATCGGTCGCAATCAACATTTCTGGCGGCCTGCACCATGCCCGGCGAAATCGCGCCAGCGGTTTCTGCATTTACAACGATGCGGCTGCCGCCATCGCCGTCCTGAAGAGGAGGTTCGACCGGGTGGCTTACATCGACATCGACCTTCACCACGGCGATGGCGTCGAAGCGATCTGGTGGGAGGACCCCGCCGTGTTCACCTATAGCATCCACCAAGACGGCAGGACCCTCTATCCCGGCACAGGCTTCGTCTCCGACACCGGCCAGGACTATTCCGCCATGAATGTGCCGCTATGGCCCGGCACGACGGGCGATGTTTGGCTTGAGGCGATGGAACGCACGCTTGTGCCTGCGATGGCGCGGTTCCGGCCAAACGCGGTCGTTCTCCAGATGGGCGTCGATCCCCACGAGCTGGACCCTCTCGGGCACCTAAGACTCACGGCCCAGGAATGGTTGGCGGCAATACCGCTCGTTCAGGACCTTGAGGTTCCGATCGTTGCTCTGGGAGGTGGAGGATATAACCTCACCACCGTTCCACGGATGTGGACCGCAGCGATGCTAACACTACTGCGCGAGCCGGTGCCGCAACAGATCCCGGATGGAGTCGATCCGAGCTGGGGAATGACGACATTTTTTGACAGCACCCTTCCCCAACCGCGCCAGAACCAGTCTGAGGTTGCCGACAACGTGTGTCGGGCAATCGAGGGACAGGTTCTGCCAAACGTATCGGCTCCAAAGTAA
- the yvdD gene encoding LOG family protein YvdD, which translates to MPHPTELTAVTVFCGSSIGKKPAYEEQAKRLGAALAIQGIKLVYGGGVRGLMGTLANSVLEHGGTVTGVIPQHLVENEVAHWGLTDLRIVRSMHERKYEMAGMADAFIAMPGGMGTLDEFFEVLTWSQLGIHNKPCGFLDVEGYYNLLESFLDHSVEQGFVKEGDRKLVYTSEDPEELLDLLRSYVPHARKSWIMMKP; encoded by the coding sequence ATGCCTCATCCAACCGAGCTAACTGCGGTCACCGTCTTCTGCGGTTCCAGCATCGGAAAGAAGCCTGCATACGAGGAGCAGGCGAAACGCCTCGGGGCTGCGCTTGCCATTCAGGGCATCAAGCTCGTCTATGGTGGCGGGGTCCGAGGACTCATGGGCACCCTCGCGAACAGCGTGCTGGAGCACGGTGGCACCGTCACCGGCGTCATCCCCCAACATCTTGTCGAGAATGAGGTGGCGCACTGGGGACTCACCGACCTAAGGATCGTCCGCTCGATGCACGAGCGTAAGTACGAAATGGCTGGAATGGCGGATGCGTTTATCGCTATGCCGGGAGGAATGGGCACCCTCGACGAGTTTTTCGAAGTGCTTACCTGGTCGCAGCTCGGCATTCACAACAAACCCTGCGGCTTTCTGGACGTCGAGGGCTATTACAATCTCCTGGAGTCCTTTCTCGACCACAGTGTGGAACAGGGGTTCGTCAAGGAGGGGGATCGGAAGCTGGTTTACACTTCGGAGGACCCGGAGGAGCTTCTCGATCTCCTGCGGTCGTACGTTCCGCACGCCCGCAAATCTTGGATCATGATGAAGCCCTAA